One part of the Glycine soja cultivar W05 chromosome 11, ASM419377v2, whole genome shotgun sequence genome encodes these proteins:
- the LOC114376576 gene encoding uncharacterized protein LOC114376576 has product MANLVPGVLLKLLQHMNSDVKVGGEHRSSLLQVVSIVPALAAGGELFPNQGFYLKVSDSSHATYVSLPDEHDDLILSDKIQLGQFVFVDRLEGASPVPILRGVRPVPGRHPCVGTPEDIVATHSLAFLDNGNDKNGACSGGGDVDRSKSPRKVFGGGVGEKEKKERVRSIVVGGGGSGKEDVQSSKASAVFGRSKYQPQQPQPIKPALKIQVKKESLARLKSTNSRSIPSSPSSCYSLPSSFEKFANGVRQHQGKVGAKVGVAETEKAVRGASSLVGKKIVVGNPIRNLVQGIELGTKALRKSWEGSMEVKTKESSKTRVATKFDSKPEASTPRRRSISTEKFLSKEESRIQAPTKPSKEQHKIQTSTKKANANGTVEEPEKSSKLRTSIGKKSAEVSNSGLPGNLVKVSLSNRKVTDASVQWASLPSSISKIGREVMKHRDAAQIAATEAMQEAAAAESLLQCLRTYSELTNSAKEHNPQPAVEQFLTLHASLNSTRTIAESLSKPIPDGSSPDYERSTVEEALKVKSDRQKQSASWVQAALATNLSSFAVFTRESQSSKLPASSNSQNQKTVVGSQHMLVLHNSSEDASSKVHAKTRLTANSKHSSQGTLRKPGDGLLNGQKQLVQLPPEWVRGNGLNEVVNLAEMLQLESRDWFLGFVERFLDSDGDTTLSDNDQIAGMLTQLKSVNDWLDEIGSSKDEGESCQISTETIDRLRKKIYEYLLTHVESAAAALSGGSQSSPQIQTTQSKAKR; this is encoded by the exons ATGGCGAATCTGGTTCCGGGGGTGCTTCTGAAGCTTCTTCAGCACATGAACTCGGATGTGAAGGTTGGTGGCGAGCACAGGTCTTCGCTTTTGCAAGTTGTGAGCATTGTTCCGGCACTTGCAGCAGGGGGTGAGCTTTTCCCAAACCAAGGTTTTTATCTCAAGGTCTCTGATTCCTCTCATGCTACCTACGTGTCACTCCCTGATGAGCATGATGATCTCATTCTCAGTGATAAGATTCAGTTGGGTCAGTTTGTGTTTGTTGATCGCTTGGAGGGTGCTTCTCCCGTTCCCATTCTCAGAGGGGTTAGGCCTGTTCCTGGGAGACACCCTTGTGTTGGAACCCCTGAGGATATTGTTGCAACTCATTCCCTTGCTTTCCTCGATAATGGTAATGACAAAAATGGGGCTTGTTCTGGTGGGGGTGACGTGGATAGGTCCAAGTCTCCGAGGAAGGTGTTTGGTGGTGGGGTTggggagaaggagaagaaggagagagTGAGATCAAttgttgttggtggtggtgggaGTGGTAAAGAGGATGTGCAATCCAGCAAGGCAAGTGCTGTTTTCGGTAGGAGCAAATATCAGCCTCAGCAACCACAGCCAATCAAGCCTGCACTCAAGATTCAGGTCAAGAAGGAATCCTTGGCTAGATTGAAGTCAACCAATTCGCGGTCCATTCCTTCGTCGCCGAGTAGTTGCTACTCGTTGCCGAGTTCTTTTGAGAAATTTGCCAATGGGGTCAGGCAGCACCAGGGAAAGGTTGGGGCTAAGGTGGGAGTGGCGGAGACGGAAAAGGCTGTTCGTGGGGCTAGTAGTTTGGTTGGGAAGAAAATTGTGGTGGGAAATCCGATTAGAAATTTGGTGCAGGGAATTGAGCTGGGGACAAAGGCTCTAAGGAAGAGCTGGGAAGGGAGTATGGAGGTCAAGACTAAAGAGTCTTCCAAAACCAGGGTTGCAACCAAGTTTGATTCTAAGCCTGAAGCAAGT ACGCCTAGGAGGAGAAGCATTTCAACTGAAAAGTTTCTATCTAAAGAGGAGAGCAGGATCCAAGCACCAACAAAGCCCTCTAAGGAACAACATAAGATTCAAACATCTACAAAGAAGGCTAATGCTAATGGAACTGTGGAGGAACCAGAAAAGTCTAGTAAGCTAAGAACTTCCATTGGAAAGAAATCAGCTGAAGTTTCTAACAGCGGACTCCCTGGAAACTTGGTCAAAGTTTCTCTAAGTAATAGAAAAGTGACAGATGCAAGTGTTCAATGGGCTTCACTCCCATCATCTATTTCAAAGATTGGAAGG GAAGTAATGAAACACAGAGATGCGGCACAGATAGCAGCAACTGAGGCTATGCAAGAGGCTGCTGCTGCTGAGAGTTTACTGCAATGTCTAAG AACATATTCAGAGCTAACTAATTCTGCTAAGGAACATAACCCACAGCCAGCAGTAGAGCAGTTTTTAACTCTTCATGCTAGCCTGAATAGTACCCGGACAATTGCTGAATCCTTGTCAAAACCCATTCCAGATGGTTCATCTCCAGATTATGAAAGGAGCACAGTGGAAGAAGCTCTAAAAGTAAAATCAGATAGACAAAAACAATCGGCTTCCTGGGTCCAGGCAGCCTTGGCCACCAATTTGTCATCATTTGCTGTTTTTACAAGAGAATCTCAATCATCCAAGCTTCCAGCTTCAAGCAAttctcaaaatcaaaagactgTTGTGGGAAGTCAACACATGTTAGTCCTACACAATTCCAGTGAAGATGCTTCATCAAAAGTTCATGCAAAAACTCGTCTGACAGCTAATTCCAAGCATTCCTCACAAGGAACTCTTCGCAAACCAGGTGATGGGTTATTAAATGGTCAGAAGCAACTAGTGCAACTTCCCCCAGAATGGGTTAGAGGAAATGGTCTCAATGAGGTAGTTAATTTGGCTGAAATGTTACAGTTAGAGTCCCGAGACTGGTTTTTGGGATTTGTTGAGAGGTTCTTGGACAGTGATGGGGACACTACCTTGTCAGATAATGACCAAATAGCAGGTATGCTCACTCAACTAAAGAGTGTTAACGATTGGTTAGATGAGATAGGATCGAGCAAGGATGAGGGAGAATCATGCCAGATATCAACAGAGACAATTGACCGGTTGAGAAAGAAGATATATGAATATCTTCTTACACATGTTGAATCTGCTGCTGCTGCACTCAGTGGTGGATCACAATCGTCACCTCAGATCCAAACAACACAAAGTAAAGCCAAAAGGTGA